Below is a window of Enterococcus gilvus ATCC BAA-350 DNA.
TGATGGGTGGGCGCCTCTCTTCTTCTTGGGCCATGAATTAAAAGACAAGACATTAGGGATCATCGGAATGGGCCAAATCGGACAAGCGTTAGCTACTATGATGACTGCTTTTGGCATGAAAATCGTCTATAGCCAACGACACCCCTTAACGCCTGAACTAGAAAATGACTTGCAGGCAACGTTCGCTTCACAAGAGGACGTCATACGCCAAGCAGATATTCTAACGCTTCATGCACCGTTAACGAAAGAAACACACCATCTTTTAACAAGCGAGACCTTTAAACAGATGAAGAACAGCGCATTCTTGATCAACGCCGCTCGCGGACCGCTCATTGATGAAGCTGCCTTGCTACAAGCATTAAACGACAAGCAAATCGCTGGAGCTGCTTTGGATGTCTATGAATTTGAGCCGAAGGTTACTGAAGGGCTGAAGGAATTATCGAATGTCGTCTTAACGCCTCATATTGGCAATGCCAGTGTAGAAGCACGAGACCAGATGGCAGAAATTGTCGCAAAAAATGCGATCGCTCTTTCGAAAAAAGAACCAATTACTCATATCGTCAACGGACTGGACTGAGCCTAACGCTCATTCCAGTCTTTTTCATAGAGTCGATACGCAAAGAACTCGATGTCCTTAGCAAAACGAAACAATTGTGCCGCGACTGTAATCGGCGGCTGCTCCGCTCCAGCCAGCAGCCAGTCGATCAAAATCCCGCCACACCCGTGAGCCAAAAAACGAGCATAAAATTCTTTATCAGCAGGTGAAAGCTCTCCTTCCTGATCGACTTCATCGAACAAGCGGACAAACAACTGCTTGGCCAACTCATTAAATTCTTTCGTCAGTATCTCCGGTCTTGCCCTTACAGTATTCAAATAGAATTGATGACAGAGCTGCATCTCCTTTAACATTTTGAGAACAGACTCCTCCCAATTTGTAAGAGACAGCTCCACAGAAATCAAATACTGCAGGCCTCGCTGATAATAAGCATAGTGGAGCAGGTCATTCTTATCCTTAAAGTGATAATAAAACGTTTGGCGGTTCAGGCTCGCCTGCTGACTGATGTCTTGAACGGTAATTTTGTCGTAACTTTTTTCTCGGCACGCGGCGACTAACGCTTGAACAAATGTTTCTTTGGTCGCTTTTCCTTCCGCCATCTTTTCACCTTCTATTCTTGATACGGATAATTGAAGTGCTCATAGGCCAGCGGTGTCGCCATCCGCCCCCGCGGTGTCCGCTTAATAAAGCCTTTTTGAATCAGGTACGGTTCGTACATATCTTCCACTGTTTCTCGTTCTTCGCCAATATTCACCGCTAATGTGCTCAATCCGATGGGACCTCCATGGTAAAGCTCGATCATTGTCTTTAACAGCTTCTGGTCGATATAATCGAGACCGGCTTCATCGACTTGTAGCAGCCCCAGCGCTTGGTCAGCGATCGTTTGATTGATCACCCCATCTGATTGCACCTGCGCAAAATCACGAATACGCTTCAAGAGGCGATTGGCGATTCGGGGGGTGCCTCGTGAACGTCGGGCGATCTCTACCGCACCTTCTCCTACGATTTCTGTCTGAAAAATGTCGGCTGAACGCAAAACAATTTCCCGCAAGTCGTCTTCTTCATAATATTCCATATGAGAGATGATCCCGAATCGGTCACGCAATGGTGCTGACAGCATTCCGGCACGAGTGGTAGCGCCCACCAACGTAAAGGGGGGCAACGGGAAATGCACGGGATGAGCAGTTGGTCCCTGGCCTACCATGATGTCTACATAATAATCCTCCATCGCTGAATACAGTGTTTCCTCCGCTACTCGCGGCAGTCGATGGATCTCATCGATGAATAACACATCTCCAGGCTCTAATTCATTCAAGATCGCTACTAGATCCCCTGGACGTTCGATCGCCGGACCACTTGTCGAGCGAATCTGGACATCCATCTCATTGGCGATCACCATCGCCATTGTCGTCTTCCCTAGACCTGGCGGGCCATATAATAACACATGGTCGAGTGCCTCTTGGCGATTTTTTGCCGCTTCGATGTAGATTGATAATTCTTGCTTGACCTTGTCCTGACCGATATATTGTGCAAGATAACGGGGACGCAGTGATTTTTCTAAACTTTTATCACTCTCATCCGCATCGGGTGAAAGCAAACGTTCCTCATCCATCCCTCTTCCTCCTACTTCCTAGTTCATAAATGCATTTTCCACTAACGAAAAACACCTTTGATCCTCTATTTTTTCATCATTAGTTTCAGCGCTGCCCGTAAATAATCGTCGGTATTTTGCAGCGTTTCTTTTTCCAAGATCTTTTCGACTTTTTTGATTTCTTTTGGACTGTAGCCTAGCGCTTGTAAAGCTTCCATCGCTTCCGCCAAGGCAGTATCGTCGTTTCCTTCATAGAACAAGGACATTGGATCATCGACCAATTCAGCTAGCTTGCCTTTTAAATCTAAAACCATTTGCTGTGCTGTTTTTTTGCCAACTCCTGGGAATTTGGTCAAATAAGTCACATCTCCTGCTTCGATCGCCTGGATCAGTCCTTGATGGTCTTCATTTGCCATGATCGCTAACCCGCTTTTCGGGCCGATTCCAGAAACAGAAAGCAGGCGCAAAAACAATTCCTTTTCAGCCAGTGTCTCAAAGCCATATAATAAATGCGCGTCTTCTCGGATAATCTGCTGGACATAGATCGTCACCGACTGCTCCATTTTACTGCTGTAGCGATAGGGATTTCCCAACGCGATTTGATAACCGATACCATTCACATCCAGCACCACATAGCTGGGGCTGATGAAGGTCAAACGGCCTGTAATATATTCGTACATAGTGGTTCCTTTCTTGTATCAAAGAAAATTTTTCTACTATTATTAGACTCTTCTTTTCATGGTAACACGTAAACATGAAGAAACATTGACAGCCTCCCGTCAATCCCTTTATCCTTTGGACTGTAATAAAAACCTTTAGTGTCCATAAAACAAGCATACTAGTGATCAGCAGGCAATTTCTGCACATATGTTCTCATTATTTTAGCACAAAATGCGTCGGTAAAAAACTCTTACCTTTGAATCTCCCCCATCCACGGTTATGAAAAAAAGACAAAGTCTCTAAGACTTCGCCTTTTCTAAATACGTTTGTTCTTCTGCCGTAGTGATTCGGCCCAATGCTTTGTTTCGATAGGGAAAACGGCCAAATGCCTTGATGGTGTCATGATGTTCTTTTGCGTAGCGGTACCGTTTCTCTAAGCCGGGCTCCTTAAAATAGGTCAGCGAAAACGTTTCTTGAATAACCAGCGACTCAGAATGCATGAATGGCATGTATAAAAAGGAGCGCTCTTCTACACTCAGATTCTCTTTTTCTTTCATGAGTGCCGCTTCTTGTGCCAACACCAATGCCACCGCGTCTCCTTCAAAAGCGCGTCCATCTTCTTTATAGATATTTCTGGCAAACTGATCCAATACGATGATTTCTGCCAATCTGCCCCGCATATTTTTTCTCCAAAAAACCAGCTCACCTTTTTTTGCCGCTGTCAGCATGTCACCAAAACGTTTTTCTATTGTCTTATCCAATTCCGAATCAGACGCAAACCAGTCACTAGGATCTAGTTCCTTGAACCAAAAAGTCAATACGCTCTCATAATCATAAGAATCCATTTGCTCCACTCCTGCTTTTTGAACGACTTATTTTTTCTCCAATAGTTTGTTCATTTTTCCATAAGCATAGCCTTTTATGTCCAAAGATACAAATGTGTACCCAAAAGATTCGAGCGTTTTTTCGATGGCTTCTGATTTCTCAAGGAAAAGCGGAAATTTCTCTTTCTCGATTTCGATTCTTGCAACTGTATTGTGGTCTCGTACGCGGACAATCTTGAATCCTTGCTCTTGAAGATAGATTTCAGATTTTTTAACACGCTCCAGTCGTTCGCTGGTCAATACATCATTGTATTCAAACCTTGATAAAATATGACAGGTCGCTGGCTTGTTCCAAGTAGGAACCTGATAGTCTCTTGATGCTTTTCTGACATCGGGCTTGTAAAACTCCGCTTCCTGCAAAGGGCTTCGAACATTGAATGCGTCTCTGGCCTTTAACCCTGGGCGGTAATCAAAAGCATCATCCATAATCATCCCATCAACAACCCAATTAAATCCCAGATTCTTTTTAATTACCGACAATTCTTGGTAGAGCAGACGTTTACTGTAAAACCAGCTTGAAGGTTGGTTTCTTCTGATTTCCTCAATACTCAATTCATCCAAAAAAACACCTTGAGTGCGGGCACCGATTTTTTTTGAATTCTCCATCGCGTCGAGATATTCTTTTTTCATGATTAATTCTGAATCCGCTACGACAGAAAGAACGTTCTCTTCTCCTAAAACATCTAGTGCCGCCGCTAGAACTAAAGAACTATCCACACCGCCTGAAAAAGCGATCACGACCTTCTCCATCGAGGCCAAAACAGCTTTTAATTTTTCTACCTTTTCTATGTATTCCATTTGTAAAACTTCCTTTTTTTAGGATTGATCCCTTTGGCAATCAGCTATAAAAGACTCTCTCATCTACTCTTGAAAAAGCAGACGAGAAAGTGGCTTAGATGTACAAAAGCTCCTCTTTAAGATTACTCAGCGTTTAAAATTTCAAAAATCCTTTTACGAACATCGCTGCTAAAGCGGCTCCGACAAAAGGCGCAGTACCGGGTACGATCAAGCCATATTGCCAGTCATTGTTTGCTTTGTTTTTGATTGGCAGCAGTTGGAAGGCCATTCGCGGACCTAAGTCACGGGCCTGGTTCATGGCAAATCCTGTCGTACCGCCTAATCCCATACCGATTGCCCAAACCAGCAAACCAACACCGATCGGCAGCATAGATTCTGCATTATGTGCGATGGCAAGGATCGTTGTTAAGAAAATAAATGTAGCGACTGTTTCCACAAAATAGTTTCTAGGCAAGTTCCGTAAATTAGGGTTCGTTGAGAAAATATTGCGAATAGCGATTGGATCAACTTGTCCCTCAGAAGCCTTGAAATGATCTGCATACATAATATAAATAATAATAGCACCGACAAGTCCGCCTAGCATTTCAGCGATCACATAGGGAACAAAATAGCTCCATGGGATCATCCCTAAGATTGCTTGTGCTAGCGCCATTGCTGGGTTGATACACACACCACCAAAAATAAATAAGACCACAGTGATCCCGAATGCCCATGTAGTAATGGCAAACAAATGACCCGAGCCTGCGTATTTCGTTTTCTTTAAAACATCGTCGCAATGGACGCCTAGACCAAACATAATCATTAATGCGGTCCCCATGAATTCTGACAATAAGTGATGTAACATAAATATGCTCCTTTTTAACTATATTTTTCTAATTTTTTATACACTTCATAGATCGATAAATTATTTTCTTTA
It encodes the following:
- a CDS encoding 2-hydroxyacid dehydrogenase family protein; translation: MSKIYLSAKLPELGTTLLKKAALDYKVYEGTGLITKKELIQQVADCEVLICPLSTQLDRDVIDAAPNLKLIANFGAGFNNIDTDYAKEKNIYVTNTPVVSTNATAELTAGLIIALSRRIVEGDRLMHDKGFDGWAPLFFLGHELKDKTLGIIGMGQIGQALATMMTAFGMKIVYSQRHPLTPELENDLQATFASQEDVIRQADILTLHAPLTKETHHLLTSETFKQMKNSAFLINAARGPLIDEAALLQALNDKQIAGAALDVYEFEPKVTEGLKELSNVVLTPHIGNASVEARDQMAEIVAKNAIALSKKEPITHIVNGLD
- a CDS encoding TetR/AcrR family transcriptional regulator, producing the protein MAEGKATKETFVQALVAACREKSYDKITVQDISQQASLNRQTFYYHFKDKNDLLHYAYYQRGLQYLISVELSLTNWEESVLKMLKEMQLCHQFYLNTVRARPEILTKEFNELAKQLFVRLFDEVDQEGELSPADKEFYARFLAHGCGGILIDWLLAGAEQPPITVAAQLFRFAKDIEFFAYRLYEKDWNER
- the ruvB gene encoding Holliday junction branch migration DNA helicase RuvB, translated to MDEERLLSPDADESDKSLEKSLRPRYLAQYIGQDKVKQELSIYIEAAKNRQEALDHVLLYGPPGLGKTTMAMVIANEMDVQIRSTSGPAIERPGDLVAILNELEPGDVLFIDEIHRLPRVAEETLYSAMEDYYVDIMVGQGPTAHPVHFPLPPFTLVGATTRAGMLSAPLRDRFGIISHMEYYEEDDLREIVLRSADIFQTEIVGEGAVEIARRSRGTPRIANRLLKRIRDFAQVQSDGVINQTIADQALGLLQVDEAGLDYIDQKLLKTMIELYHGGPIGLSTLAVNIGEERETVEDMYEPYLIQKGFIKRTPRGRMATPLAYEHFNYPYQE
- the ruvA gene encoding Holliday junction branch migration protein RuvA codes for the protein MYEYITGRLTFISPSYVVLDVNGIGYQIALGNPYRYSSKMEQSVTIYVQQIIREDAHLLYGFETLAEKELFLRLLSVSGIGPKSGLAIMANEDHQGLIQAIEAGDVTYLTKFPGVGKKTAQQMVLDLKGKLAELVDDPMSLFYEGNDDTALAEAMEALQALGYSPKEIKKVEKILEKETLQNTDDYLRAALKLMMKK
- a CDS encoding DUF924 family protein, whose product is MDSYDYESVLTFWFKELDPSDWFASDSELDKTIEKRFGDMLTAAKKGELVFWRKNMRGRLAEIIVLDQFARNIYKEDGRAFEGDAVALVLAQEAALMKEKENLSVEERSFLYMPFMHSESLVIQETFSLTYFKEPGLEKRYRYAKEHHDTIKAFGRFPYRNKALGRITTAEEQTYLEKAKS
- the larE gene encoding ATP-dependent sacrificial sulfur transferase LarE, with amino-acid sequence MEYIEKVEKLKAVLASMEKVVIAFSGGVDSSLVLAAALDVLGEENVLSVVADSELIMKKEYLDAMENSKKIGARTQGVFLDELSIEEIRRNQPSSWFYSKRLLYQELSVIKKNLGFNWVVDGMIMDDAFDYRPGLKARDAFNVRSPLQEAEFYKPDVRKASRDYQVPTWNKPATCHILSRFEYNDVLTSERLERVKKSEIYLQEQGFKIVRVRDHNTVARIEIEKEKFPLFLEKSEAIEKTLESFGYTFVSLDIKGYAYGKMNKLLEKK
- the larD gene encoding D/L-lactic acid transporter LarD; the protein is MLHHLLSEFMGTALMIMFGLGVHCDDVLKKTKYAGSGHLFAITTWAFGITVVLFIFGGVCINPAMALAQAILGMIPWSYFVPYVIAEMLGGLVGAIIIYIMYADHFKASEGQVDPIAIRNIFSTNPNLRNLPRNYFVETVATFIFLTTILAIAHNAESMLPIGVGLLVWAIGMGLGGTTGFAMNQARDLGPRMAFQLLPIKNKANNDWQYGLIVPGTAPFVGAALAAMFVKGFLKF